A single window of Streptomyces sp. NBC_00464 DNA harbors:
- a CDS encoding helix-turn-helix domain-containing protein yields MTGPADHPLVTAVKPLVDAMGAELLGPEQAQADDVVLAWEGVDVVAVRLPQLSDSLDHILAAMERRHGRPLAELDRRTKQEVVRTLEARGAFSVRHGVETVAGALGVSRFTVYNYLNRENASKGD; encoded by the coding sequence GTGACCGGCCCCGCGGACCACCCCCTCGTCACCGCCGTCAAGCCGCTCGTCGACGCCATGGGCGCCGAACTGCTCGGACCCGAGCAGGCGCAGGCCGACGACGTCGTTCTGGCCTGGGAGGGCGTCGACGTCGTAGCCGTCCGGCTGCCACAGCTCTCCGACTCGCTGGACCACATCCTGGCCGCGATGGAGCGCCGGCACGGCAGACCGCTCGCCGAACTGGACCGCAGGACCAAGCAGGAGGTCGTACGGACTCTGGAGGCACGCGGTGCCTTCTCGGTGCGGCACGGTGTCGAGACGGTGGCGGGGGCCCTGGGGGTCAGCCGCTTCACCGTCTACAACTACCTGAACAGGGAAAACGCTTCCAAGGGTGACTAG
- a CDS encoding lactonase family protein — protein MTPPTSRRTVLGALLAGGALAAAPGVPRSEHRPGPAHRPTKHGARRTGTLFLGTYTSTTPGGTGIGVASYDTATGGIASRTVVTGVENPSYLALHPTGSTLYAVDEQDNGGVTAVTLAEDGTFRVLGTQPTGGAGPCHLSVHPGGQWLLSANYTSGSVAVHPLAADGSVGERTDLVAHTTPPPGPGQDGPHAHQIVTAPDGGHILAVDLGNDTVYTYRLDEDHGTLEQLSYAALPPGAGPRHLTFHPDGRHAYLACELDNTVVVCGYDPATGTLTPGTPQPTGTGEGTSYPAQFLVTGDGRFAYLANRGHNSLTRYAVEDGGATLRLLDTVPVGGDFPRHTAFSPDGALLFAANQRSGTVTAFRVDRDTGALSPSGTPFPAPAAVCVLPL, from the coding sequence ATGACTCCCCCCACCAGTCGCCGCACCGTTCTCGGAGCACTCCTGGCGGGCGGCGCCCTTGCCGCCGCCCCCGGGGTTCCCCGCAGCGAACACCGCCCCGGCCCGGCGCACCGCCCCACGAAGCACGGGGCGCGCCGGACCGGGACGCTCTTCCTGGGCACGTACACCTCGACCACTCCGGGAGGCACCGGCATCGGCGTCGCCTCGTACGACACGGCAACGGGCGGCATCGCCTCCCGCACCGTCGTCACCGGCGTCGAGAACCCCTCGTACCTCGCGCTGCACCCCACCGGCAGCACGCTCTACGCCGTCGACGAGCAGGACAACGGCGGCGTCACGGCCGTGACGCTCGCCGAGGACGGCACGTTCCGGGTGCTGGGGACGCAGCCCACCGGTGGCGCCGGCCCCTGCCACCTCTCGGTCCACCCGGGCGGGCAGTGGCTGCTCAGCGCCAACTACACCTCCGGCAGCGTCGCCGTGCACCCCCTCGCCGCCGACGGATCGGTGGGGGAGCGCACCGACCTGGTCGCCCACACCACGCCGCCGCCCGGACCGGGCCAGGACGGCCCGCACGCCCACCAGATCGTCACCGCCCCCGACGGCGGCCACATCCTCGCTGTCGACCTCGGCAACGACACGGTGTACACGTACCGGCTCGACGAGGACCACGGCACCCTGGAGCAGCTCTCGTACGCCGCACTGCCCCCGGGCGCAGGCCCGCGCCACCTCACCTTCCATCCGGACGGCCGCCACGCCTACCTCGCGTGCGAGCTCGACAACACGGTCGTCGTGTGCGGATACGACCCCGCCACCGGCACCCTGACCCCCGGCACCCCGCAGCCCACCGGAACGGGCGAGGGCACCAGCTACCCCGCCCAGTTCCTGGTCACCGGCGACGGCCGCTTCGCCTACCTCGCCAACCGGGGGCACAACAGCCTCACCCGTTACGCCGTCGAGGACGGCGGGGCGACGCTGAGGCTGCTCGACACGGTGCCGGTGGGCGGCGACTTCCCCCGGCACACCGCCTTCTCCCCGGACGGAGCCCTGCTCTTCGCCGCCAACCAGCGGTCCGGCACGGTCACCGCCTTCCGGGTCGATCGGGACACCGGCGCCCTGAGCCCGTCCGGGACCCCGTTCCCCGCCCCGGCCGCGGTCTGCGTGCTGCCGCTGTAG
- a CDS encoding 8-oxoguanine deaminase: protein MAAPAASDRVERIVIENCSIATVDADDTEYASGHVVVAGNRIESVGAGRAPEGLDNVVRRIDGTGHLVTPGLINTHHHFYQWITRGLATDHNLFEWLVALYPTWARIDEPMARTAAQGSLAMMARGGVTTAMDHHYVYPKGSGDLSGAIIGAARDMGVRFTLARGSMDRSEKDGGLPPDFAVESLEGALAATEATIDAHHDAAFDAMTQIAVAPCSPFSVSTELMRQGAELARRRGVRLHTHGSETVEEEKFCHELFGMGPTDYFESTGWLGDDVWMAHCVHMNDSDIAAFARTGTGVAHCPSSNARLAAGIARVPDMLAAGVPVGLGVDGTASNESGELHTELRNALLINRLGPHRESALNARQALRLGTYGGAQVLGRADQIGSLEPGKLADLVLWKLDTLAHASIADPVTALVFGAAAPVTLSLVNGKPVVESNHLITVDEDAIARATRDEARRLAQIAAGA from the coding sequence ATGGCAGCACCGGCAGCGTCCGACCGAGTGGAACGCATCGTCATCGAGAACTGCTCGATCGCGACCGTCGACGCCGACGACACCGAGTACGCCTCGGGTCATGTCGTCGTCGCGGGCAACCGCATCGAGTCCGTCGGCGCCGGCCGGGCTCCGGAGGGCCTGGACAACGTCGTACGCCGGATCGACGGCACCGGGCACCTCGTCACGCCCGGTCTGATCAACACGCACCACCACTTCTACCAGTGGATCACCCGCGGCCTGGCCACCGACCACAACCTCTTCGAGTGGCTGGTCGCGCTGTATCCGACCTGGGCGCGCATCGACGAGCCGATGGCCCGCACCGCCGCACAGGGTTCGCTCGCCATGATGGCCCGCGGCGGCGTCACCACCGCCATGGACCACCATTACGTCTACCCGAAGGGCTCCGGCGACCTGTCCGGCGCGATCATCGGCGCCGCCCGCGACATGGGCGTACGGTTCACCCTCGCCCGCGGCTCCATGGACCGCAGCGAGAAGGACGGCGGACTGCCGCCGGACTTCGCCGTGGAGAGCCTCGAAGGCGCACTCGCCGCCACCGAGGCGACCATCGACGCGCACCACGACGCCGCCTTCGACGCGATGACCCAGATCGCTGTCGCGCCCTGCTCGCCGTTCTCCGTGTCGACCGAACTGATGCGACAGGGCGCTGAGTTGGCGCGACGACGCGGAGTGCGGCTGCACACCCACGGCTCGGAGACCGTGGAGGAGGAGAAGTTCTGCCACGAACTGTTCGGCATGGGCCCGACCGACTACTTCGAGTCGACCGGCTGGCTCGGTGACGACGTGTGGATGGCGCACTGCGTCCACATGAACGACTCCGACATCGCCGCCTTCGCCCGCACCGGCACCGGCGTCGCGCACTGCCCGTCCTCCAACGCCCGCCTTGCCGCGGGCATCGCCCGGGTCCCGGACATGCTGGCCGCCGGCGTCCCGGTCGGCCTCGGCGTCGACGGCACCGCGTCCAACGAGTCCGGCGAACTGCACACCGAACTGCGCAACGCCCTCCTCATCAACCGCCTCGGCCCGCACCGCGAAAGCGCCCTGAATGCCCGTCAGGCCCTGCGCCTGGGTACGTACGGCGGCGCCCAGGTCCTCGGCCGCGCGGACCAGATCGGCTCCCTGGAGCCCGGCAAACTCGCCGACCTCGTGCTCTGGAAGCTGGACACGCTCGCCCACGCCTCCATCGCCGACCCGGTGACCGCCCTGGTCTTCGGCGCCGCCGCCCCCGTCACCCTCTCGCTGGTCAACGGCAAGCCGGTCGTCGAGTCCAACCACCTCATCACCGTGGACGAGGACGCCATCGCCCGCGCCACCCGCGACGAGGCCCGCCGCCTCGCGCAGATCGCCGCAGGGGCCTGA
- the uraD gene encoding 2-oxo-4-hydroxy-4-carboxy-5-ureidoimidazoline decarboxylase has translation MTSSTTPGLARFNTLADDEAATALHEVCASAAWGRAILSRRPYATADALFSASDTATAALGAQDLADAMAGHPPIGRPKPGDPTSSREQRGMAGATEELKAEMLELNLAYQERFGHVFLICATGATGEQMRDAVRARTGNTPEQERAIVRTELGKINRIRLTRLVTDDS, from the coding sequence GTGACTTCGAGCACCACACCGGGCCTCGCCCGGTTCAACACCCTGGCGGACGACGAGGCGGCCACCGCGCTGCACGAGGTCTGTGCCAGTGCGGCCTGGGGGAGAGCGATCCTCTCCCGTCGCCCGTACGCCACCGCCGACGCCCTGTTCTCCGCGAGCGACACCGCCACGGCGGCACTCGGCGCGCAGGACCTGGCCGACGCCATGGCCGGTCACCCGCCGATCGGCCGCCCGAAGCCCGGGGACCCGACCTCCTCCCGTGAACAGCGGGGGATGGCCGGCGCCACCGAGGAGCTCAAGGCCGAGATGCTCGAACTCAACCTGGCCTACCAGGAACGGTTCGGACATGTCTTCCTGATCTGCGCCACCGGAGCCACCGGTGAGCAGATGCGCGACGCGGTGAGGGCCCGGACCGGGAACACGCCCGAGCAGGAACGCGCCATCGTGCGCACCGAACTGGGCAAGATCAACCGCATCCGCCTCACCCGTCTCGTCACGGACGACTCGTAA
- the uraH gene encoding hydroxyisourate hydrolase has protein sequence MSTFATASVSTHILDTSIGRPAEAVPVSLAARTGSDAQWVALGGSATDADGRCKDLPALPEGTTHVRLDFETEPYFTAKKQAEAQQDAPRVRDSGAFFPEVAITFAVTPGEHYHVPLLLNPFGYSVYRGS, from the coding sequence TTGAGCACCTTCGCCACCGCATCGGTGTCCACCCACATCCTGGACACCAGCATCGGCCGCCCCGCCGAGGCCGTCCCCGTCTCGCTCGCCGCCCGCACGGGCAGCGACGCGCAGTGGGTGGCGCTCGGCGGATCCGCGACCGATGCGGACGGGCGCTGCAAGGACCTGCCGGCCCTGCCGGAAGGGACCACCCACGTACGGCTCGACTTCGAGACCGAGCCGTACTTCACCGCCAAGAAGCAAGCCGAGGCGCAGCAGGACGCCCCCCGCGTAAGGGACAGCGGTGCGTTCTTCCCCGAGGTGGCGATCACGTTCGCCGTCACCCCGGGCGAGCACTATCACGTACCGCTGCTGCTCAACCCGTTCGGCTACTCCGTATACCGAGGGAGCTAG
- the pucL gene encoding factor-independent urate hydroxylase has translation MPTILGQNQYGKAENRVVRITRDGDTHHIKDLNVSVALSGDMDDVHYSGSNANVLPTDTTKNTVFAFAKEHGIESAEQFGIHLARHFVTSQEPIKVARIRIQEYTWERIATSDNSSRFIGSDEVNHSFARKGQELRTTQITFDGEKWEIISGLKDLTVMNSTNSEFWGYVKDRYTTLKEAYDRILCTDVAAAWRYNWTSDADRMPNWEKSYEQAKKHILQAFAETYSLSLQQTLYQMGSRVINSRSEIDEIRFSLPNNHHFLVDLEPFGLKNDNEVYFAADRPYGLIEATVLRDGVEPQIPVDMTNL, from the coding sequence ATGCCCACGATTCTCGGCCAGAACCAGTACGGCAAAGCAGAGAACCGCGTCGTCAGGATCACGCGGGACGGCGACACCCACCACATCAAGGACCTGAACGTCTCCGTGGCCCTCTCCGGCGACATGGACGACGTTCACTACTCCGGCTCCAACGCGAACGTCCTGCCCACGGACACCACCAAGAACACGGTGTTCGCTTTCGCCAAGGAACACGGCATCGAGTCCGCCGAGCAGTTCGGCATCCACCTCGCCCGGCACTTCGTGACGTCGCAGGAGCCGATCAAGGTCGCCCGCATCCGGATCCAGGAGTACACCTGGGAGCGGATCGCCACCTCGGACAACAGCTCCCGGTTCATCGGATCGGACGAGGTCAACCACTCCTTCGCCCGCAAGGGCCAGGAACTGCGCACCACGCAGATCACCTTCGACGGCGAGAAGTGGGAGATCATCTCCGGTCTCAAGGACCTCACGGTGATGAACTCCACCAACTCGGAGTTCTGGGGCTACGTCAAGGACAGGTACACGACGCTCAAGGAGGCGTACGACCGCATCCTGTGCACCGACGTCGCCGCCGCCTGGCGCTACAACTGGACCAGCGACGCCGACCGGATGCCCAACTGGGAGAAGTCGTACGAGCAGGCCAAGAAGCACATCCTGCAGGCCTTCGCCGAGACGTACTCCCTCTCGCTCCAGCAGACCCTCTACCAGATGGGTTCGCGGGTCATCAACAGCCGCAGCGAGATCGACGAGATCCGCTTCTCGCTGCCGAACAACCATCACTTCCTGGTGGACCTGGAGCCGTTCGGCCTCAAGAACGACAACGAGGTCTACTTCGCGGCCGACCGTCCGTACGGGCTCATCGAGGCCACCGTGCTGCGGGACGGCGTCGAGCCGCAGATCCCGGTCGACATGACCAACCTCTGA
- a CDS encoding nucleobase:cation symporter-2 family protein, with product MAATPRFRNDASAAPDPDGEPATAPSDRKHPVDETLPPLKMFTSGLQHVAAMYAGVVAPPMIVGPAVGLTAKETAFLMGASLFTAGIATLLQTLGFWRIGARLPFVNGVSFAGVTPMVAIGKDRGDDGIAVIFGAIIVASLLGFVLAPYFGKLVRFFPPVVTGTVITLIGISLLPVAFNWSQGGNATADDYGSTTNITMAAVTLVIVLALRKLLRGFLQQIAILLGLVIGTLIAIPVGITDFGAIKDADVVGFPTPFHFGAPQFEIAAIVSMCIVMLVCMTESTADMLALGKIVGRPADERTIEGGLRADTLGSAISPLFNGFMCSAFAQNIGLVAMTKVRSRFVVAAGGGILILLGLCPVAASVIALVPLPVLGGAGIVLFGSVAASGIQTLATAALEKGENALIVAAAVGIGLIPIAAPEFYHAFPKDLLVVLDSGISTGCVVAIVLNLAFNHLGRKSDAGDEPEYQEHDSVNAAPVAVH from the coding sequence GTGGCAGCTACGCCCAGGTTTCGCAACGACGCAAGTGCAGCCCCCGACCCCGACGGTGAGCCGGCAACGGCCCCGTCCGACCGGAAACATCCGGTCGACGAGACGCTCCCCCCACTGAAGATGTTCACCAGCGGCCTCCAGCACGTGGCCGCGATGTACGCGGGCGTGGTGGCCCCGCCCATGATCGTGGGACCCGCTGTGGGCCTCACCGCCAAGGAGACCGCCTTCCTGATGGGGGCGAGCCTGTTCACCGCGGGGATAGCCACCCTGCTCCAGACGCTCGGCTTCTGGCGAATAGGCGCCCGGCTGCCGTTCGTCAACGGCGTCTCGTTCGCCGGGGTGACGCCGATGGTGGCGATCGGCAAGGACCGCGGCGATGACGGCATCGCCGTGATCTTCGGCGCGATCATCGTCGCGAGCCTCCTCGGGTTCGTCCTCGCCCCCTATTTCGGCAAACTGGTCCGCTTCTTCCCGCCCGTTGTCACCGGCACGGTCATCACCCTGATCGGGATCTCGCTGCTGCCGGTCGCCTTCAACTGGTCCCAGGGCGGCAACGCCACCGCTGACGACTACGGTTCGACCACCAACATCACGATGGCGGCGGTCACCCTGGTGATCGTCCTCGCCCTGCGGAAGCTGTTGCGCGGCTTCCTCCAGCAGATCGCGATCCTGCTCGGACTCGTCATCGGCACGCTCATCGCGATCCCGGTCGGCATCACCGACTTCGGCGCCATCAAGGATGCCGACGTCGTCGGCTTCCCCACCCCGTTCCACTTCGGGGCGCCGCAGTTCGAGATCGCCGCGATCGTCTCGATGTGCATCGTGATGCTGGTCTGCATGACCGAGTCCACCGCGGACATGCTGGCCCTCGGCAAGATCGTCGGCCGGCCCGCCGACGAGCGGACCATCGAGGGCGGTCTGCGCGCCGACACCCTGGGCAGCGCCATCAGCCCGCTGTTCAACGGCTTCATGTGCAGCGCCTTCGCGCAGAACATCGGGCTGGTCGCGATGACGAAGGTCCGCAGCCGCTTTGTCGTCGCCGCGGGCGGCGGCATCCTCATCCTGCTCGGCCTGTGTCCGGTGGCCGCGTCCGTCATCGCGCTGGTGCCGCTGCCGGTGCTGGGCGGCGCGGGCATCGTGCTCTTCGGCTCGGTTGCCGCGAGCGGTATCCAGACACTGGCCACCGCCGCGCTGGAGAAGGGCGAGAACGCGCTGATCGTGGCCGCGGCCGTCGGCATCGGGCTGATCCCGATCGCGGCGCCGGAGTTCTACCACGCCTTCCCGAAGGATCTGCTCGTCGTCCTCGACTCGGGGATCTCGACCGGATGCGTCGTGGCGATCGTCCTCAACCTGGCCTTCAACCACCTGGGCCGGAAGTCGGACGCGGGGGACGAACCGGAGTATCAGGAACACGATTCGGTCAACGCGGCGCCGGTGGCCGTGCACTGA